TGCTCGTGAAATTTTGATTCGAATTTTTTCGGTTCAATCTATGCTTCCTAGATTGAAAttcatcttctcctccaccttcttcttcatccttgCAGCAAGAATCATCAACGGAATCGTATCCAGTTGAAGATCTGCTCTGCTCGTGAAAATATTGATTCGAAGTTTTCCGTTTCAATTTATCCTTCGAAGATTGAAATTCATCTTCTcctccatcttcttcatcatccgtGCAGCTATATTCATCCACTGAATCAGATATTTTACCTCTGTTTAACTGAAATTTCCATCAACAACAGAAATTTGTACTCCGTTCAACTGGATCTCTCTTTCTGAAACAAATAGGTATTGTTGATGTTTATTTGAAGATTCATATAGTTGTTTTTGATGATTGCATGTTAGTTTCATTGATTTTTATTTCCACTTTTTGTTTTTGGTTATTGATGCAGAGATCGTGATTTATTTTAGAAGATTGATCTCATCTATTAGACAGGTACCTTTTAATTTTTGATATGTTATTTACACTTATTCTTAAATCTGTTCATAAACTTTGGTTTTATGTATATTCTGAAATGTTGAAGAATTTCATTTCGTTTTGTTGTTGATCCAAAATTAATGCTGAAATGTTTATGATTCATGTTTGTTATGTATATTTTAGACACTCTACTGATTATGTCATTGATGAAAAGTAGATATTATGTTGTTGATACACAGAACACTCTATTGAAATGCTGTTGATCCAAATTTCTGAACGCAAAACGTTTGTATTTCGTGTGTTTATTTTGCAGATAATCATTATGCATTCATTCTTGTTGATAATGTAGCTTTTATTTTATGTTTCTCACATTATACATTGAATTTAACTTTCACGAAGGCGCGTAGCCCCCGAGTGAGGTGCGACGTAATAATATATGTAGCTTAGGGTAGTTTAGACTGCTTTCTTCTTGGTTTGCATTGAAATTCATGCTTTAACTACCTCttatttggatcaactgtgattgtttacacatatttattggatcaactgtgactgTTGATCCAAAACTATGATTGCTTACACATATTTATTGGATCTACTGTGATTGTTGATCCAAAAATGTGATTTTTGATTCATATTTATTGGATCAAGTGtgattgttgatacaaaaatgtGATTCTTGATccatatttattggatcaactgtgactgttgatccaaaactatgattgattacACAGATTTATTGGATCAATTGTGATTGTTGATCCAAAAATGTGATTGTTGATTCATATTTATTGGATCAAGTGTGATTGTTGATACAAAACTGTGATTCTTGATccatatttattggatcaactgtgactgTTGATCCATATTTTCTGTATACCACTATCTGTTTATTTTTTATTGCAGACCAAAGATGGTTGTTGCagagttcaaattttgcaatcaGACCATCTCGCATCCTGTTTCAGGATCAATTACTGTCAAGGAGATGATAAGTGTGGTGAAACAAAAGTGGCCTTATGTTCCTGAAgacctcattatttttggttACACTGTAGAAGGGATCTAAAATGTTATCAATCATGATTTGGATTTGaggtttttcattcactactgcaCCTCACAAGGGATTGACTTGGTGAAGTTTGAAATCCAGTTAAGGACCTGTGTTGAttatatttcttcatcttctgctcCTGCTCCTGCTTCTTCGTCATCATCAAGTTGTATTTCAAGCGATGAGGTAGTTGAATTGGAAGACGTCACTGATGATGCGTGTTTGATCAAAAAGGTCCCGAAGAAGTCTGATGCTTGGGTCAACATCTTAACTGGAGTAGGGCAGTTGTTTGAAGGTGGTATTAAAGAAGTTAAGGATTGTGTTACAAAGTATGAAATAAATAGTGGTCGCAAATACAAATTGAAGAAGAGTGACCTTGTACGATACACTGTGGAGTGCAAGTTCAAAAAGGAGGAAAATTGTCGCTGGAGGTTTCACGCCTCTCTTCTGGCCAATACAAAATGTGTATTTCGATGCAAGAGATACATTGGAGAGCATTCATGTAGTTTAGCTTCTTCTGACCCATCAAAAGTTAGGATAAGAAAATCGTTTTTGAAGGATATATTGGCAGATGATTTACGAGcatctaagaagaagaagactgctTCTGATGTTATAGATTTACTCCGAATGGAATATGGAGTTGACCTCACGTATAGTCAGGCATACCACGGTTTACAATTCACCAAACAATTTCTTTGGGGTGATGACATCAAGTCTTATTCAGATTTTGTTTGGTATAAAGATGCCATTGAACATTACAATCCTAGAAGCGTCGTGAATTTTGAGTATGATGGTGTGACTCGTCGGTTCAAAAGGTTTTTCGTGGCCTTTGAAGCTTCTATAACAGGTTTCAACAATTACTGTCGTCCGATGCTATTTATTGATTGTACCTTTCTCACTGGGAAGTTCAAAGGTGGTCTTATGGTTGCTTGCGACAAAACTGGTAACCAAGGTGTGATTTTTAACCTTTTactttttttcattttgtatccATGAATGTTTAAACTTGTTACTGTTGATTCattattatgcattcattttcTTGATTAATGTAGCTAGGTTTCTGACATTCTATATTGAATTTAACTCTCACGAGGGGGCGTATCCCCTGAGTGAGGTGCGACGTAATAATATATGTAGCTTAGGTTAGTTTAGActgctttttttttgtttgcattGAAATACTTGCTTTTAACTACctcttattggatcaactgtgattgtttATCCAAAACTATGATTGCTTGCACaaattttattggatcaactgtgattgttgatccaactaaaatggatcAACTTCCACTGTTTATCCAAGTAAAATGGTTTTGCATTGAAATACATGAATGTTGGATCAACTGTGACTGTTTAcacatatttattggatcaactgtgactgTTGATCCAAAATTATGTTTGCTTACACggattttattgaatcaactgtgatt
This genomic stretch from Papaver somniferum cultivar HN1 unplaced genomic scaffold, ASM357369v1 unplaced-scaffold_41, whole genome shotgun sequence harbors:
- the LOC113342444 gene encoding uncharacterized protein LOC113342444 produces the protein MVVAEFKFCNQTISHPVSGSITVKEMISVVKQKWPYVPEDLIIFGIDLVKFEIQLRTCVDYISSSSAPAPASSSSSSCISSDEVVELEDVTDDACLIKKVPKKSDAWVNILTGVGQLFEGGIKEVKDCVTKYEINSGRKYKLKKSDLVRYTVECKFKKEENCRWRFHASLLANTKCVFRCKRYIGEHSCSLASSDPSKVRIRKSFLKDILADDLRASKKKKTASDVIDLLRMEYGVDLTYSQAYHGLQFTKQFLWGDDIKSYSDFVWYKDAIEHYNPRSVVNFEYDGVTRRFKRFFVAFEASITGFNNYCRPMLFIDCTFLTGKFKGGLMVACDKTGNQVAFGIVESENCDSWEWFLTNLKGIIREDRPLTIISDRGIGLLKHVPVVFPKDFHSYCLYHMKGNIPVPKGKSRKTAVKLFEECYTALTKENFYVAAKSMSNLKLDSVVAWMMKIPFENWDVHAFLGERWGENTSNIAESFNNVIKHDKPLPALELVDVIRAKVMEHNYKSFPCTHAMKAMLHIGNDKPYNYISPYYTSVYYRRLYSRPIYPIPDSEKPPGINERGYILSPTGGREQAGRPKGVRYRGSREKVRKKRKCGHCGMLTFHNRRTCRRAPLAPRAPTFRKESHSRIINFLKRMLF